The Erigeron canadensis isolate Cc75 chromosome 1, C_canadensis_v1, whole genome shotgun sequence genome segment ATTACCATAAACATACCACTTCCTACATCTAAGATCCTAGTTCACACCAATAACAATGATAcaagaaacaaaattacaatCGAAGCAAGCAGCAACATTATCTTCAATCTTTTCACTTGCTCATATCTTTGTTTCAATTGTCTTTCAACTCGATTTTTGGACCTAAGCAAACCGGGTATAATTTTAGTAGCACGTTGACACATTTCTGGATCATGCCATCCAATGAATCTACATTTGGAACCCTGGTAACCAACAATGCCCAATTTAGGTCAAACTGTATAACCAAATTACAATTAATTTTTGAGTAGAAACCTCTTTGGGACAAGCATAAAACCTCCTTCCTGGGTTTCTGTCAGTCCATGATGTTCGTAGTATTGCTTGCTTACCGCACCAACAAAACACCATTCTTGATTTTATGATTGATCGGCTATGATAcacaaagaaagaaataatatatggttattaatttagggtttttgtgaaaagtgggatatatatatatatatatatatatatatatatatatatatatatatatatatgaatctgCTAATATAATAaggaaaaaagagagaaaagcgAGTCAAAGGAAGTCAAAGGGTGGTTAAATACAAAACTATCCTCACGTGGTttacacgtgagggcactaacgGATAATGGATAACGTCGGTTAATGGAAAGGACTAAATTTGAaccttatcctcctataaaggaTTATCTCTGaggttttgaaagttaaagGACGAAACCTGACTGTTtggtaaaccacaaggacgatttatgtcgatcactctttttttttttttatcttttctaaattttttttgtggAAAGATGTAAAAGAAGTAAACAAAGagatatatattcaaaataaataaatttattcaaaTGAactgtacatttttttttatcttactagattttagaccatgtcaaatacatgagttttattacattattaataaaagaattagTTATGGAACAAAAAATTACTTAtatgttaaaatgtaaaaatatacttaaaaa includes the following:
- the LOC122585513 gene encoding uncharacterized protein LOC122585513 isoform X1, with the translated sequence MKFILYVTGSFLRTSLLTWFVGRLETRFFGVPGDHLGQHGYIFVSLMNLRSIIKSRMVFCWCGKQAILRTSWTDRNPGRRFYACPKEGSKCRFIGWHDPEMCQRATKIIPGLLRSKNRVERQLKQRYEQVKRLKIMLLLASIVILFLVSLLLV
- the LOC122585513 gene encoding uncharacterized protein LOC122585513 isoform X2, with protein sequence MKFILYVTGSFLRTSLLTWFVGRLETRFFGVPGDHLGQHGYIFVSLMNLRSIIKSRMVFCWCGKQAILRTSWTDRNPGRRVPNVDSLDGMIQKCVNVLLKLYPVCLGPKIELKDN